A single window of Mugil cephalus isolate CIBA_MC_2020 chromosome 1, CIBA_Mcephalus_1.1, whole genome shotgun sequence DNA harbors:
- the ppargc1a gene encoding peroxisome proliferator-activated receptor gamma coactivator 1-alpha isoform X13: MAWDRCNQDSVWRELECAALVGEDQPLCPDLPELDLSELDVSDLDADSFLGGLKWYSDQSEIISTQYGNEASNLFEKIDEENEANLLAVLTETLDSIPVDEDGLPSFEALADGDVTNASDQSCPSSPDGSPRTPEPEEPSLLKKLLLAPANSQLSYNQYTGGKAQNHAASSNHRIRPPPAVVKTESPWNGKARGGSSQQNRPVRRPCTELLKYLTATDDILLHTKASEAKSAWGGVSSRDKSGLGLGASSSSSSSPSSSSTSSFSSLSSTSSSSSTTSKKKSAVPSQQQQQQQQQQQQQQQPPQQHHQRGESRAAGECSMAGVGAGKWQRCTRDDGVEESEGASIPVGHRSSTCGHARPKLEHGPPSEEGRPPGDAARLAAARFIRYMHSYSLPPREVSHSCEHCREAAGATQASEGFGRRGRSNSSGAGRAPHRHVTVTIKKRDEKPGHPLLSQLLTSKHRPAQYRAHLLPPKITPLRSTKSKLDVKRSEGPARAVSKVEEKELRGTAIQRNQGGSHALDLDSVPLLSPLTLDLESWVSQSDPGLDLGFGLELGWPNLEGYGEDVDHDDDDDGVVDDDDDHVMGSPAAVLSQGPPSPLLPDTSIAEPTPPCIIEGQGHPHRQALSEHPDDQGHPLLAKPTTLPLPLTPESPNDHKGSPLENKTIERTLSVEIAGTPGLTPPTTPPHKASQENPFKASLKTKLSSCSSSALTCKRARLSELGPGALAPAPGASGGGPSRKGPEQTELYAQLSKASTTLPYSVAQHTVRGGLEEHCSAGSSKRATPRRYSDHDYCQASAGAKKDGGTAAAVTVTPAVEMTFTSGATAAPVPAEGKAENRHVECKDSAMPPSSSSSSRSPSSASPGPLAKRQSLAAAQGEEEEVAARVRCLGEQTLTHTTQTPPQEPTTDRDQQHSSATSRKLLCDKEIRAELNKHFGHPLKALYSQGGQEREPSSKPNKATTPQSLEGGEDDSSQRQPGSSYLHPGFLPFHDELELGEGRENRFLYPWEGTPLDLLFDCSPCSPSCSPPSSCSPSRGSVSPPSSLLLSPSRHFCWTSGGSRSRSRSHSGSRSSSSRHRRRSLSSSPDRRPSSWSRHNSDLNAFRSRPHKSPHPQSRSPLSRRPRYDSYEEYQHERLKREEHRRDYEKREFERAEQRERQRQKAIEERRVVYVGRLRSDCTRTELKRRFEVFGEIEECAVNLRDDGDNFGFITYRYTCDAFAALENGHTLRRSNEPQFELCFGGQKQFCKSHYTDLDSHSDDFDPASTKSKYDSMDFDSLLREAQRSLRR, encoded by the exons ATGGCGTGGGACAGGTGTAACCAGGACTCGGTCTGGAGAGAATTAGAG TGTGCTGCCTTGGTTGGTGAAGACCAGCCTCTCTGCCCAGACCTCCCTGAACTTGACCTCTCAGAGCTGGATGTCAGTGACTTAGATGCAGACAGTTTCCTGGGCGGCCTCAAGTGGTACAGTGACCAATCAGAGATAATTTCCACTCAGTATGGGAATGAGGCGTCCAATCTTTTTGAG AAGATAGATGAAGAAAATGAGGCCAACTTGCTGGCAGTGCTTACAGAGACCCTGGACAGCATCCCGGTGGATGAGGACGGATTGCCTTCGTTTGAGGCCCTGGCAGATGGGGACGTGACCAATGCCAGTGACCAGAGCTGTCCTTCCTCTCCTGACGGCTCACCACGCACCCCCGAGCCTGAGGAGCCTTCCCTG CTGAAGAAGCTCCTTCTGGCACCCGCAAACTCCCAGCTCAGCTATAATCAATACACAGGTGGCAAGGCACAGAACCATGCAGCCAGCAGCAACCACCGGATCAGACCACCACCTGCCGTCGTCAAG ACGGAAAGCCCCTGGAATGGCAAAGCTAGAGGGGGCTCCAGCCAACAGAACCGCCCGGTGAGGCGGCCTTGCACTGAGCTGCTGAAATACCTAACAGCCACCGATGACATCCTGCTCCACACCAAAGCCAGCGAAGCCAAGAGCGCCTGGGGTGGTGTCAGTAGCAGGGACAAGAGTGGCCTGGGTCTCGgcgcctcttcttcctcctcctcctcaccgtcCTCGTCGTCCACCTCCTcgttctcctccctctcctccacctcttcctcctcctccacaacgTCCAAGAAGAAGTCAGCTGTGCCGtctcaacagcagcagcaacagcagcagcagcagcagcagcagcagcagccgccgcaGCAGCATCACCAGCGAGGTGAGAGCCGGGCTGCAGGCGAGTGTAGTATGGCTGGTGTTGGGGCTGGGAAGTGGCAGCGTTGCACTCGCGATGACGGTGTTGAGGAGTCGGAGGGTGCTTCTATCCCTGTCGGCCACAGGTCCTCCACCTGCGGCCATGCCCGCCCCAAACTGGAGCATGGGCCGCCCAGTGAAGAAGGAAGGCCGCCAGGCGATGCGGCCCGCCTGGCCGCCGCTAGGTTTATTAGGTATATGCATTCttattccctccctccccgaGAGGTGAGTCACAGCTGTGAGCATTGCCGAGAGGCTGCGGGCGCCACTCAGGCTAGCGAGGGCTTTGGCAGACGAGGCCGCAGTAACAGCAGCGGTGCCGGCCGAGCACCACATAGGCACGTCACGGTGACTataaagaaaagagatgagAAGCCGGGGCACCCTTTACTCAGCCAGCTGCTCACCTCCAAACACAGGCCCGCTCAATATCGGGCCCACCTACTCCCACCAAAGATCACCCCTTTACGTAGCACTAAGAGCAAATTAGACGTTAAGAGGTCCGAGGGCCCGGCCCGAGCCGTTTCTAAGGTGGAAGAGAAGGAGCTGAGAGGGACTGCGATTCAGAGAAACCAGGGAGGAAGTCACGCTCTAGACCTTGACTCAGTGCCCCTGCTGTCACCTCTTACCTTAGACCTAGAGAGCTGGGTTAGCCAGTCAGACCCGGGGCTAGACTTGGGCTTTGGACTAGAGCTGGGGTGGCCGAACCTTGAGGGCTATGGGGAGGATGTTgaccatgatgatgatgatgatggtgttgttgatgatgatgatgaccaTGTCATGGGAAGCCCTGCAGCGGTGCTCTCACAGGGGCCGCCAAGCCCACTCCTCCCAGACACTAGCATTGCAGAGCCCACCCCTCCCTGCATCATAGAAGGGCAAGGGCACCCACACAGGCAGGCACTCAGCGAGCACCCCGATGACCAGGGCCACCCGTTGTTAG CCAAACCAACCACCTTGCCACTTCCtttgaccccagagtctccaaa tgACCACAAGGGATCCCCGCTTGAGAACAAAACCATTGAACGCACATTAAGTGTGGAGATTGCTGGAACCCCAG GTCTGACACCACCTACCACGCCCCCACACAAAGCCAGTCAAGAGAATCCTTTCAAAGCATCTCTCAAAACCAAGTTGTCTTCATGTTCCTCCTCGGCCTTGACATGCAAAAGAGCCAGGCTGAGTGAGTTGGGCCCCGGCGCTCTGGCCCCGGCCCCAGGTGCCTCAGGCGGGGGCCCCAGCAGGAAGGGCCCCGAACAGACTGAGCTTTACGCCCAGCTGAGCAAAGCGTCCACCACCCTCCCTTACTCCGTCGCTCAGCACACAGTAAGGGGTGGCCTTGAGGAGCATTGCAGTGCTGGCAGCAGCAAGAGGGCCACGCCCCGTCGCTACAGTGACCATGACTATTGCCAGGCGTCAGCCGGCGCCAAGAAGGACGGGGGCACTGCAGCCGCTGTTACCGTGACTCCAGCCGTGGAAATGACATTCACCTCAGGTGCCACCGCTGCTCCCGTTCCCGCTGAGGGCAAGGCGGAGAACAGGCATGTGGAATGTAAGGACTCAGCCATGCCACCATCCTCTTCATCGTCTTCTCGTTCGCCATCGTCAGCTTCACCCGGCCCTTTGGCTAAGCGGCAGAGTCTGGCCGCCgcacaaggagaagaagaagaagtagcgGCCCGCGTCAGGTGTTTAGGGGAGCAGACCCTTACGCACACCACTCAGACCCCCCCACAAGAGCCCACTACCGACAGGGACCAACAACATTCTTCTGCCACCAGCCGGAAGCTCCTGTGCGACAAGGAAATCAGAGCAGAACTCAACAAGCACTTTGGCCACCCCTTAAAAGCCCTCTATAGCCAGGGCGGCCAGGAGAGAGAACCAAGCAGCAAACCGAACAAGGCTACAACCCCTCAGTCCCTCGAGGGGGGAGAGGACGACTCCTCCCAGAGGCAGCCTGGCTCCAGCTACCTGCACCCAGGGTTTCTGCCCTTCCACGACGAGCTAGAGCTGGGTGAGGGCCGCGAGAATCGCTTCCTCTATCCTTGGGAGGGCACCCCTCTGGACCTACTTTTTGACTGCTCCCCCTGCTCTCCCTCCTGTTCCCCACCATCCAGCTGCTCCCCTTCACGAGGCTCCGTctccccaccctcctccctcctcctgtcacCCAGCAGACACTTCTGCTGGACCAGCGGCGGGTCCCGCTCCCGTTCCCGTTCTCACTCTGGCTCCCGCAGCTCCTCCTCGCGCCACCGCAGGCGCTCCCTCTCCAGTTCACCTGACAGACGCCCCTCCTCCTG GTCTCGTCACAACTCAGATTTGAATGCTTTTCGTTCCAGGCCTCACAAGAGCCCCCACCCTCAGTCTCGCTCTCCTCTCAGCCGCAGGCCAAG gTATGACAGCTACGAGGAGTACCAGCATGAGAGGCTGAAGAGGGAGGAGCACCGCCGGGACTACGAGAAGCGGGAGTTTGAAAGGGCCGAGCAGAGGGAGAGGCAAAGGCAAAAAGCAATA